A stretch of the Bacteroidota bacterium genome encodes the following:
- a CDS encoding proline dehydrogenase family protein, which produces MFNWFNKMISLILPYMPKSFVWLFSKRYIAGKTIEDAINVSKIHNEKGMLVTIDVLGEFIEKLEEAEKNTEEYLEIIDVAEKNKIKGNYSVKPTMFGLLIDKDICYNHIRTIVKKAVSYNNFIRVDMEDSQCVDMEIELFRKLKKEFPKNVGLVFQSYMKRTMQDVKDLQDLNSEKTPISYRLCKGIYVEPAEIAYKKYEKVNENYLEVLEYMFENKIYSGIATHDKKLVEGAYKLLEKYKVPKEMYEFQMLHGVTPELRNSIVEKGHKMRIYVPYGEDWFGYSTRRLKENPRMAWLIIKSLFVRG; this is translated from the coding sequence ATGTTTAATTGGTTTAATAAAATGATTTCATTAATACTTCCATATATGCCAAAATCTTTTGTATGGTTGTTTTCAAAAAGATATATTGCAGGAAAAACAATTGAAGATGCAATAAATGTTTCAAAAATACATAATGAAAAAGGAATGCTTGTTACCATTGATGTACTTGGTGAGTTTATTGAAAAACTTGAAGAAGCTGAAAAGAATACTGAGGAATATCTTGAAATAATTGATGTTGCTGAAAAAAATAAAATAAAAGGCAATTATTCTGTAAAGCCAACAATGTTCGGACTTTTGATTGATAAAGATATTTGTTATAATCATATCAGGACGATTGTAAAAAAAGCTGTTTCCTATAATAATTTTATCAGGGTCGACATGGAAGATTCCCAATGTGTAGATATGGAAATTGAATTGTTTAGAAAACTAAAAAAGGAATTTCCAAAAAATGTTGGATTAGTTTTTCAGTCATATATGAAAAGAACTATGCAAGATGTTAAAGATTTGCAGGACTTGAATTCAGAGAAGACACCTATAAGTTATCGATTATGTAAAGGAATTTATGTTGAGCCTGCTGAAATTGCATATAAAAAATATGAAAAGGTAAATGAAAATTATCTTGAGGTTCTTGAATATATGTTTGAAAATAAAATATATTCGGGAATTGCTACACATGATAAAAAGCTTGTGGAAGGAGCATATAAGTTGCTTGAAAAATATAAAGTGCCAAAGGAAATGTATGAATTTCAGATGCTTCATGGAGTTACACCTGAATTGAGGAATTCAATTGTTGAAAAGGGACACAAAATGAGAATTTATGTTCCTTATGGTGAAGATTGGTTTGGGTATTCAACAAGGCGGCTTAAAGAAAATCCAAGAATGGCATGGTTAATTATAAAATCGCTCTTTGTAAGAGGTTAA